Proteins from a genomic interval of Chanodichthys erythropterus isolate Z2021 chromosome 8, ASM2448905v1, whole genome shotgun sequence:
- the ifng1 gene encoding interferon gamma 1 produces the protein MIAQHMMALFWGVCLMTLGWMTYAEASVPENLEKSIDELKAYYIRNDPGLYNAHPVFLQVLNKLKGKPEESERNLLMSIIMDTYSRIFTRMQNDSLDDATKDRLAHVQQHLKKLQENYFPGKSAELKTYAETLWAIKEDDPIVQSKALIEFKRVYREATQLKNKDRRRRQTKSIRRQKS, from the exons ATGATTGCGCAACACATGATGGCCTTATTCTGGGGAGTATGTTTGATGACTTTGGGATGGATGACATATGCCGAGGCCAGCGTCCCTGAGAACCTGGAAAAGAGCATTGATGAGCTGAAAGCATACTAT ATAAGAAATGACCCTGGGCTATACAACGCACATCCTGTCTTCCTGCAGGTCCTGAACAAGTTAAAGGGCAAACCTGAG GAAAGTGAACGGAATCTATTGATGAGCATCATCATGGACACATACAGTAGGATATTCACTCGCATGCAGAACGATAGCCTGGATGATGCTACAAAAGACAGATTGGCACATGTTCAACAGCATTTGAAAAAGCTGCAAGAAAACTACTTCCCAGGCAAGAGTGCAGAGCTCAAGACATATGCAGAAACCCTATGGGCGATTAAG GAAGATGACCCAATCGTCCAGAGCAAAGCATTGATTGAGTTCAAGCGCGTCTACAGAGAAGCAACACAGCTGAAGAATAAAGACCGCCGGAGACGACAGACCAAAAGCATCAGGAGGCAGAAGTCCTAG
- the ifng1r gene encoding interferon gamma related — protein sequence MDSWLNMMLLCGLLLVASLQTTNAFRFRRSNSKSHLEKNIHSLQDHYKTRGTEWVSKSVFVSHLNQLNSKASCTCQALLLERMLNFYEELFKDMTFEHKDERNNPQYVMNEVKKLRQNYTVEHKVWKELQEMNSLKVKNGTIRGGALNDFLMVFQRAYTEKQKQV from the exons ATGGATTCTTGGCTCAACATGATGCTGCTGTGTGGACTTCTGTTAGTAGCATCTCTTCAGACAACCAACGCGTTCAGATTTCGACGGTCCAATTCGAAGTCCCATTTGGAGAAAAATATCCACTCTCTGCAAGATCATTAT AAAACACGTGGCACAGAATGGGTTTCaaagtctgtttttgtttctcaTCTGAACCAGCTGAAT TCCAAGGCTTCTTGCACTTGTCAGGCGCTGTTGCTTGAAAGAATGCTGAACTTCTACGAAGAACTTTTCAAAGACATGACGTTTGAGCATAAAGATGAGAGAAACAATCCACAATATGTAATGAATGAGGTGAAAAAGCTGAGACAAAATTACACTGTAGAACATAAAGTATGGAAAGAGCTTCAGGAAATGAACTCACTTAAG GTGAAAAATGGAACAATCCGAGGAGGAGCATTAAACGACTTTCTCATGGTGTTTCAACGGGCCtatacagaaaaacagaaacagGTTTAA
- the il26 gene encoding interleukin-26: MRIVTLLALCALLCCSQGHKHEECLNHNIQLPMIKDMINTSELIEQPLDKDNRPFHRILRKLKNCYKKLNVADFKRILEIYEEHVFQKMWKNDTRQSTKMFMDSFKRLKAVMENCEPKGKQTLSICARENLKTIEDTLMMDEPGVHIKAMREFRSVLVWITLAMDRRRTHEKIQ; this comes from the exons ATGCGGATCGTAACCTTGCTCGCCCTCTGTGCTCTCCTGTGCTGCTCTCAAGGCCACAAGCATGAAGAGTGCTTGAACCATAACATCCAGCTGCCTATGATCAAAGACATGATCAATACTTCAGAACTCATTGAGCAACCTTTAGAT AAGGACAATAGACCATTCCATAGAATATTaagaaaacttaaaaattgCTACAAG AAACTGAACGTCGCTGACTTTAAACGTATCCTGGAAATCTATGAAGAACATGTGTTCCAAAAGATGTGGAAGAATGATACTCGTCAGTCGACAAAAATGTTTATGGATTCTTTCAAAAGGCTGAAGGCCGTAATGGAGAACTGT GAGCCTAAAGGCAAACAAACACTGTCAATCTGCGCAAGAGAGAATCTTAAAACAATCGAGGACACTTTAATGATG GATGAGCCAGGAGTTCACATTAAGGCAATGAGAGAGTTTCGCAGTGTTTTGGTCTGGATCACTTTAGCCATGGATAGAAGGAGAACACACGAGAAGATTCAGTAA